One window from the genome of Parcubacteria group bacterium ADurb.Bin159 encodes:
- the ruvC gene encoding Crossover junction endodeoxyribonuclease RuvC, with amino-acid sequence MLILGFDPGVATTGYGLIEKKGKNSFSLVTFGCIKTLAKTSFERRLSLIYHQAKHLLDYYEPDKIVIENVYFAKNAKTAINVGQVKGVILLAISQNRDSQPISRRKIEIKEVAPLQVKMVLTGYGHASKIDVQKTVKKVLKLKNIPKPDDAADALALAIAYGQNCGK; translated from the coding sequence ATGCTAATTTTGGGTTTTGACCCCGGGGTAGCTACTACAGGATATGGTTTAATAGAAAAAAAGGGGAAGAATTCTTTTTCTTTGGTTACTTTTGGCTGTATTAAAACACTAGCCAAGACCTCTTTTGAACGCCGTCTTTCCTTAATTTATCATCAAGCAAAGCATTTATTAGATTATTATGAGCCGGATAAAATAGTCATTGAAAATGTTTATTTTGCCAAAAACGCCAAAACAGCTATTAACGTAGGTCAGGTTAAGGGGGTTATTCTTTTAGCAATTTCTCAAAATAGAGATAGCCAACCAATTAGTCGCCGAAAAATAGAAATAAAAGAAGTCGCTCCCCTTCAAGTAAAAATGGTTTTAACTGGTTATGGCCATGCTTCTAAAATAGACGTTCAAAAAACAGTAAAAAAGGTTTTAAAATTAAAAAATATTCCTAAACCCGATGATGCTGCTGACGCTTTAGCATTAGCCATTGCTTACGGACAAAATTGTGGAAAATAA
- a CDS encoding Trehalase, whose amino-acid sequence MSKASISEQTINKIIEQSREIFKDCFLENGAIVAANTDKIYYPRTGANYRWVWPRDAAFIVLAAHYLGLRFEKKFFDWLWERPQDFARTKILYSNYSTNGRFGSMGKMFQPDQSGTMLWVINQLYKGKPLTKDIEDLIRRLADGLVDDWQGEHFKEHTIDIWEERYRQTTLTMANNHTYSLAACARGLLGASTMLGESIWKEKALEMINQINKAYSSQDGYFYRNAGKVNDTNIDASLIGLAWPFEIFDYQDIKIKNTIEAIEKNIVIDGGVHRYQFDYFDSEGSAAEGGGAWPVLNFWLSIYFIKIGNIKKARDYFIWPLDKLAPYQGYLPEQIFSDDRVGVYPLAWSYAMFIIAARHLGYL is encoded by the coding sequence ATGTCCAAAGCATCAATTTCAGAGCAAACAATTAATAAAATAATAGAACAATCTCGCGAAATTTTTAAAGATTGTTTTTTAGAAAATGGAGCTATTGTTGCGGCTAACACGGATAAAATATATTATCCTCGTACTGGAGCAAACTATCGTTGGGTTTGGCCAAGAGATGCTGCCTTTATCGTTTTAGCTGCTCATTATTTAGGATTAAGATTTGAAAAAAAATTTTTTGATTGGCTATGGGAAAGACCTCAAGATTTCGCTCGTACTAAAATTCTATATTCTAATTATTCAACTAATGGCCGTTTTGGCAGTATGGGCAAAATGTTTCAACCTGACCAAAGTGGCACTATGCTTTGGGTAATAAATCAACTTTATAAAGGGAAACCATTAACAAAAGATATTGAAGATTTAATTAGAAGATTAGCTGATGGTTTAGTTGATGATTGGCAGGGAGAGCATTTTAAAGAGCATACGATTGATATTTGGGAAGAACGCTATCGCCAAACAACTTTAACTATGGCTAATAACCATACTTATTCTTTGGCTGCTTGCGCTCGTGGTCTTCTCGGGGCATCAACTATGTTGGGAGAATCCATTTGGAAAGAAAAAGCATTGGAAATGATTAACCAAATTAATAAAGCATATTCTTCTCAAGATGGTTATTTTTATCGCAATGCAGGGAAAGTTAATGATACGAATATAGATGCTTCCTTAATTGGTTTAGCTTGGCCTTTTGAAATTTTTGATTACCAAGATATTAAAATTAAAAATACTATTGAAGCGATTGAAAAAAATATAGTTATTGATGGAGGCGTGCATCGTTATCAATTTGATTATTTTGATAGCGAGGGCAGCGCCGCCGAAGGAGGGGGAGCTTGGCCAGTTTTGAACTTTTGGCTTTCTATTTATTTTATTAAAATTGGAAATATTAAAAAAGCGAGAGATTACTTTATTTGGCCCTTAGACAAACTCGCTCCTTATCAAGGATATTTGCCAGAACAGATTTTTTCTGATGATCGAGTTGGCGTTTATCCTTTAGCTTGGAGTTATGCTATGTTTATTATCGCTGCCCGCCATTTAGGTTATTTATAA